A window of Mustela nigripes isolate SB6536 chromosome 9, MUSNIG.SB6536, whole genome shotgun sequence contains these coding sequences:
- the NIBAN2 gene encoding protein Niban 2: protein MGDVLSTHLDDARRQHIAERTGKILTEFLRFYEDQYGVALFNSMRHEIEGTGLPQAQLLWRKVPLDERIIFSGNLFQYQEDNKKWRNRFSLVPHNYGLVLYENKVAYERQVPPRAIINSAGYKILTSLDQYLELVGNSLPGTSSKSGTAPILKCPTQFPLILWHPSARHYYFCMMTEAEQDKWQAVLQDCIRHCNNGIPENSKVEGPAFTDAIRMYRQSKELYGTWEMLCGNEVQILSNLVMEELGPELKAELAPRLKGKPQERQRQWIQISDAVYRMVYEQAKARFEAVLAKLQLARPAMEATIRTDMDQIITSKEHLASKIRAFILPKAEVCVRNHVQPYIPSILEALMVPTSQGFTEVRDVFFKEVTDMNLNVINEGGADKLGEYMEKLSQLAYHPLKMQSCYEKMEPLRLDGLQQRFDVSSTAVFKQRAQIHMREQMDNAVYTFETLLHQELGKGPTKEELCKSIQRILERVLKKYDYDSSSVRKRFFREALLQITIPFLLKKLAPTCKSELPRFQELIFEDFARFILVENTYEEVVLQTVMKDILQAVKEAAVQRKHNLYRDSMVMHNSDPNLHLLAEGAPIDWGEEYGGSMGDSGSPSVPEAATHSEKRRRAKQVVSVVQDEEAELPFEAGSEPLSPASPDSVTELRGLLAQDLRAESPPPAGPLLNGALSQESPQPTAASEASSPPASPLRQPPPGKAADLEPPKPSDQETGEQVSSPDGCPPIHTTTEDSAGVQTEF, encoded by the exons AGAGAACCGGGAAGATCCTGACGGAGTTCCTGCGCTTTTATGAGGACCAGTATGGCGTGGCCCTGTTCAACAGCATGCGCCACGAGATCGAGGGCACGGGGCTGCCGCAGGCCCAGCTGCTCTGGCGCAAG GTGCCGTTGGATGAGCGCATCATCTTCTCGGGGAACCTCTTCCAGTACCAGGAGGACAACAAGAAGTGGAGGAACCGCTTCAGTCTCGTGCCTCACAACTATGGGCTGGTGCTCTACGAGAACAAAGTG GCCTACGAGCGGCAGGTCCCACCCCGAGCTATCATCAACAGTGCCGGCTACAAAATCCTCACCTCCCTGGACCAGTACCTGGAGCTTGTTGGCAACTCCTTACCAG GGACCTCGTCAAAATCGGGCACAGCCCCCATCCTCAAGTGCCCCACGCAGTTCCCGCTCATCCTCTGGCACCCTTCTGCCCGGCACTACTACTTCTGCATGATGACGGAAGCCGAGCAGGACAAGTGGCAGGCGGTCCTGCAGGACTGCATCCGGCACTGCAACAAtg GGATTCCGGAGAACTCGAAGGTAGAGGGCCCCGCATTCACGGATGCCATCCGCATGTACCGCCAGTCGAAGGAGCTGTACGGCACCTGGGAGATGCTGTGTGGGAATGAGGTGCAG ATCCTGAGCAACCTGGTGATGGAGGAGCTgggccctgagctgaaggcagagctcgCCCCGCGGCTGAAGGGGAAACCACAGGAGCGACAGCGCCAGTGGATCCAG ATCTCCGACGCTGTGTACCGCATGGTATACGAGCAGGCCAAGGCACGTTTCGAGGCGGTGCTGGCCAAGCTGCAGCTGGCCCGGCCGGCCATGGAGGCCACCATCCGCACGGACATGGACCAGATCATCACCTCCAAGGAGCACCTGGCCAGCAAGATCAGAG CCTTCATCCTCCCCAAGGCAGAGGTGTGCGTCCGGAACCACGTCCAGCCCTACATCCCGTCCATCCTGGAGGCCCTCATGGTGCCCACCAGCCAGGGCTTCACCGAAGTGCGGGACGTCTTCTTCAAGGAGGTCACCGACATGAACCTGAACGTCATCAACGAGGGCGGCGCAGACAAGCTGGGTGAG TACATGGAGAAGCTGTCGCAGCTGGCGTACCACCCCCTCAAGATGCAGAGCTGCTACGAGAAGATGGAGCCGCTGCGGCTTGACGGGCTGCAGCAGCGCTTCGACGTGTCCAGCACAGCCGTGTTCAAGCAGCGGGCCCAGATCCACATGCGAGAG CAAATGGACAATGCCGTGTACACCTTTGAGACGCTCCTGCaccaggagctggggaaggggcccaCCAAGGAGGAGCTGTGCAAGTCGATCCAGCGGATCCTGGAGCGGGTGCTGAAG AAATACGACTATGACAGCAGCTCAGTGCGGAAGCGGTTCTTTCGGGAGGCGCTACTGCAGATCACCATCCCGTTCCTGCTCAAGAAGCTGGCGCCCACGTGCAAGTCG gaGCTTCCCCGGTTCCAGGAGCTGATCTTCGAGGACTTCGCCAGGTTCATCCTGGTGGAGAACACGTACGAGGAGGTGGTGCTGCAGACGGTCATGAAGGACATCCTGCAGG CCGTGAAGGAGGCCGCCGTGCAGAGGAAGCACAACCTCTACCGGGACAGCATGGTCATGCACAACAGCGACCCCAACTTGCACCTGCTGGCCGAGGGCGCGCCCATCGACTGGGGTGAGGAGTACGGTGGCAGCATGGGGGACAGTGGCAGCCCCAGCGTCCCAGAAGCAGCCACTCATTCAGAAAAGCGACGGCGTGCCAAGCAGGTGGTGTCTGTGGTCCAGGACGAGGAGGCAGAGCTGCCGTTCGAGGCCGGCTCTGAGCCACTATCACCTGCGTCCCCGGACAGTGTCACCGAGCTCCGGGGCCTGCTGGCCCAGGATCTGCGGGCTGAGAGCCCCCCGCCGGCCGGCCCTCTGCTCAATGGGGCCCTATCTCAGGAGAGCCCCCAACCCACGGCAGCCTCTGAGGCCTCGTCCCCGCCTGCCTCACCCCTCCGGCAACCCCCTCCTGGAAAGGCTGCGGACCTTGAGCCTCCCAAACCCAGTGACCAGGAGACCGGGGAGCAGGTATCCAGCCCTGATGGCTGCCCCCCCATCCACACCACCACCGAGGACAGCGCAGGGGTGCAGACGGAGTTCTAG